From one Pirellulales bacterium genomic stretch:
- a CDS encoding 6-phosphofructokinase codes for MHASALSRPPKVSHPFRRVAILFAGGPAPGANAVISTAAVSFLRNDIQVVGILHGYSHLVEYSTEKPLKEGGDYVLLDHKRLRRTRNSQGILIGTARTNPGKNVSDPKHLDDPVRVAPLRTVYEALCSLEIDALVSIGGDDTLKTANKFKLFQDRLPAGSRRIPVVHLPKTIDNDYTGIDFTFGYFTAVDTIATEIRNLLADAEANRAYYLAESMGRSAGWLAYGCAIAGEASFVISVEDVHDKYEDREETIDPQTGQKSSRTVMKVEEVVNRIVRTMLAREREGKEFGVIVIAEGLAEFLPGKYLEGIARDEHGHISIPQVNLCRMFSKLITDQYKSQTGRSRKVTGLQLGYEARCAAPNAFDVMLGSQLGVGAYRALVEKRLDGVMVSIVGQLELRYVPFQELVDPATLVTVVRYVDPNSDFHKLARFLETYVE; via the coding sequence ATGCACGCCTCAGCCTTATCCCGACCTCCCAAGGTGTCGCATCCGTTTCGTCGCGTCGCGATTCTCTTCGCCGGCGGTCCGGCTCCCGGGGCCAACGCCGTTATCTCCACCGCCGCCGTCTCGTTCTTGCGCAACGACATACAGGTCGTCGGAATCCTGCACGGTTATTCCCACCTGGTCGAGTATTCGACGGAAAAACCGCTCAAAGAGGGCGGCGACTACGTATTGCTCGACCACAAGCGACTCCGCCGCACGCGAAATTCGCAAGGCATCTTGATCGGCACGGCGCGCACCAATCCCGGCAAGAATGTGTCCGACCCGAAGCATCTCGACGATCCCGTCCGCGTCGCTCCACTGCGGACGGTCTACGAAGCTCTCTGCTCGCTCGAAATCGACGCGCTGGTGTCGATCGGCGGCGACGACACGCTGAAAACCGCCAACAAGTTCAAACTCTTTCAAGACCGCCTCCCCGCCGGCAGCCGGCGGATTCCAGTCGTGCATCTTCCCAAAACCATCGACAACGACTACACCGGCATCGATTTTACATTCGGCTACTTCACGGCCGTCGACACGATCGCCACGGAAATCCGCAACTTACTGGCCGACGCCGAGGCCAACCGCGCTTATTATCTCGCCGAATCGATGGGCCGCAGCGCCGGTTGGCTTGCCTATGGCTGCGCCATTGCAGGCGAAGCGAGCTTCGTGATCAGCGTCGAAGATGTCCACGACAAATACGAAGACCGCGAAGAAACGATCGATCCACAAACGGGCCAAAAATCATCTCGCACGGTGATGAAGGTCGAAGAAGTAGTCAACCGTATCGTGCGCACAATGCTCGCCCGCGAAAGGGAGGGAAAGGAATTCGGCGTCATCGTCATCGCCGAAGGATTGGCCGAGTTCTTGCCCGGCAAATACTTGGAAGGCATTGCCCGCGACGAGCACGGGCATATTTCGATTCCACAGGTGAACCTGTGCCGCATGTTCTCGAAGCTCATCACCGACCAATACAAATCCCAAACAGGCCGCTCGCGCAAGGTCACCGGTCTGCAACTCGGTTATGAAGCCCGCTGCGCCGCTCCCAACGCCTTCGACGTCATGCTCGGCAGCCAGCTTGGCGTCGGGGCCTATCGGGCATTGGTCGAGAAACGACTGGACGGCGTCATGGTGTCGATCGTCGGGCAGCTCGAGTTGCGCTATGTTCCATTCCAAGAACTCGTCGATCCGGCGACGCTGGTCACGGTCGTTCGCTACGTCGATCCGAATTCCGATTTCCACAAGCTGGCTCGATTCCTCGAAACCTACGTGGAATGA
- a CDS encoding tetratricopeptide repeat protein, which yields MSQKRSIFATSLVAAAIAAFGFAQPVIGAGNGQSGGGQSGGGFSGGGAGIGGGHAGFSGGGFSGGFSGGHYSGGFSAGGSRSSFSGGGHVSSSSPTFAPNTSGHFSPNTSGGFANSSTHASVINNSAQQSYHHWNNGQYYGNHWNWNGYGNHAIYPYYFAFVPLFYGGYGYLYPYYNPYGDPYSYYALYGDPDVGLPPLPAAVNLGPPVAVAGNGPANGVLPNPALNAAPPNAAGAAAVADADDADGSAGAEFFAQAEAAFHDGRYHDALRLATHAAVESPRNPKAHELMSLSSFALGDYRAAAIEAHAAIALGPLADWATVFAYYGDQARYTTHLRALEKYSHENPKSGEARFLRAYHYLMTGHVDSAKEQLTEALKLTPNDKLAAELLKKYEGDGGAAPALPAPPAPPAKPSADPDGFDS from the coding sequence ATGTCTCAAAAGCGATCGATCTTTGCAACATCTTTAGTAGCGGCGGCGATTGCGGCATTTGGCTTCGCGCAGCCGGTGATCGGCGCGGGCAACGGTCAAAGCGGCGGCGGTCAAAGCGGCGGCGGATTCAGCGGAGGTGGAGCTGGAATCGGCGGTGGACATGCGGGATTCAGCGGCGGTGGATTCAGCGGTGGATTTAGCGGCGGCCATTATTCGGGCGGATTTAGCGCGGGCGGCAGCCGATCGTCGTTCAGCGGCGGCGGCCATGTCAGTAGCTCATCTCCGACGTTCGCCCCAAACACCAGCGGCCATTTCTCGCCGAACACCTCCGGCGGTTTTGCAAATTCCTCGACGCACGCAAGCGTTATTAACAATTCCGCGCAGCAGAGCTACCACCACTGGAACAACGGACAGTATTACGGCAATCATTGGAACTGGAACGGTTATGGCAATCACGCGATCTATCCCTATTACTTCGCCTTTGTGCCCTTGTTCTATGGTGGCTACGGCTACTTGTATCCCTACTACAATCCGTACGGCGATCCGTATTCGTATTACGCGCTTTACGGCGACCCGGATGTTGGCCTGCCGCCCCTTCCCGCGGCCGTGAATCTTGGTCCGCCGGTCGCGGTGGCGGGAAACGGTCCAGCGAATGGCGTCCTGCCAAACCCGGCATTAAATGCAGCACCCCCAAATGCAGCGGGCGCGGCTGCCGTGGCCGACGCGGATGATGCCGATGGTTCGGCAGGCGCCGAATTCTTCGCCCAGGCCGAGGCCGCCTTCCACGACGGACGCTACCACGATGCGCTGCGCCTGGCGACCCATGCGGCAGTCGAATCGCCGCGAAATCCGAAAGCCCACGAATTGATGTCGCTCAGTTCATTTGCGCTTGGCGACTATCGGGCTGCGGCAATCGAAGCCCACGCCGCGATCGCGCTGGGCCCGCTTGCCGACTGGGCGACCGTGTTTGCCTATTATGGCGATCAGGCCCGCTACACGACGCATTTGCGCGCGTTGGAAAAATATTCGCATGAGAATCCGAAATCGGGCGAAGCGCGCTTCCTTCGCGCTTATCACTACCTGATGACCGGACACGTCGATTCGGCGAAGGAGCAGTTGACCGAGGCATTGAAACTGACTCCGAACGACAAGCTGGCGGCCGAACTGTTGAAGAAGTACGAAGGCGACGGCGGCGCCGCACCTGCCCTGCCTGCGCCACCCGCTCCTCCAGCCAAACCGTCCGCCGATCCCGACGGCTTCGACTCCTAA
- the pilM gene encoding type IV pilus assembly protein PilM yields the protein MAKSNAVWGIDIGQCAVKALRCVPHDEPGKIVADAFDFIEYPKILSQPEADPVELVRDALKQFLSRNKVRGDRVAISVPGQSGLARFIKLPPVEAKKIPDIVRYEARQQIPFALEDVVWDYQQMAGGSEEDGFALETEVGLFAMKRDQAARALRPFNEAAIEVDIVQLTPLAIYNYIVFDQLQDLPPVEDYNAKDPPPSIIVVSLGTDTTDLVVTNGYRVWQRNIPLGGNHFTKALTKELKLTFTKAEHLKRNALKAEDPKAVFLAMRPVFNDLVTEVQRSISFFQSVDRSAKIGRVVTLGNAMKLRGLQKYLAQSLGYEVIDLDEYRGLSGAAVVGAPSFRENLLSFAVCYGLCLQGLKQSQLRTNLIPREILQDRLIRAKKPWAVGAVAAMLLACSVGFMGYYHAFRTADDNDKSGSESAKSLKSAEVTATEVKSRADRSTAEFATAKTNFDKVKEMGERLSGVQPRKIMWVELMKAISDALPRDTSEPPPLGVAKPEDLQAALTKSRRIVIDRLDCEHFTRLEDWFADVKDKYEGPGSAVAAAPMAGPNNAGLPPGPPPGDAAPPAAGPSGEGWVIQIVGHHYHNQDPGNEGAEYIRRTLLRNLIDKPIPLPDKDGKLISLLPKDMGISYPVLVRATRAEPEDVPLPGATPGDQPGQQQQAGAQPQTVPVMRCDFTLQFVWKETPIDKRMELLEKQKPASEKPPAMALGNPPEAKP from the coding sequence ATGGCTAAAAGCAATGCTGTTTGGGGGATCGACATTGGCCAATGCGCCGTGAAGGCGCTGCGCTGCGTGCCGCACGACGAGCCGGGCAAGATCGTTGCCGACGCATTCGATTTCATCGAGTATCCGAAAATCTTGAGCCAGCCCGAGGCCGATCCGGTCGAACTCGTCCGCGATGCGCTGAAGCAATTTCTTTCGCGCAATAAAGTGCGCGGCGACCGGGTGGCGATCAGCGTGCCTGGGCAGAGCGGGCTGGCGCGGTTCATCAAGCTTCCGCCGGTGGAAGCCAAAAAAATCCCCGACATCGTGCGTTACGAGGCGCGGCAGCAAATTCCCTTCGCCCTGGAAGACGTTGTTTGGGACTATCAGCAGATGGCGGGCGGCAGCGAAGAAGACGGCTTCGCGCTGGAAACCGAAGTCGGCCTGTTCGCGATGAAGCGCGACCAAGCCGCCCGGGCGTTGCGGCCGTTCAACGAAGCCGCGATCGAAGTCGATATCGTGCAGCTTACGCCGCTGGCGATCTACAACTATATCGTCTTCGATCAACTGCAAGATTTGCCGCCGGTCGAGGACTACAACGCGAAAGATCCGCCTCCTTCGATCATCGTCGTTTCGCTCGGCACCGACACGACCGACCTCGTCGTGACGAATGGCTATCGCGTTTGGCAGCGCAACATTCCGCTCGGCGGAAACCATTTCACCAAAGCGCTGACCAAAGAACTGAAGCTCACGTTCACCAAAGCCGAGCACCTGAAGCGCAACGCCCTGAAGGCCGAAGATCCGAAGGCCGTGTTCCTCGCAATGCGGCCGGTGTTCAATGATCTGGTCACCGAGGTGCAGCGCTCGATCAGCTTTTTCCAAAGTGTCGATCGCTCGGCGAAGATCGGCCGCGTGGTCACGCTCGGCAACGCGATGAAACTGCGCGGGTTGCAAAAATATCTGGCCCAGAGCCTTGGCTACGAAGTGATCGATCTCGACGAATATCGCGGGCTGAGCGGAGCCGCGGTGGTCGGAGCGCCGTCATTCCGAGAAAACTTGTTGTCGTTCGCCGTGTGCTACGGTCTGTGCCTGCAAGGTTTGAAGCAATCGCAGTTGCGCACCAATTTGATCCCGCGCGAAATTCTGCAGGATCGCTTGATTCGGGCCAAGAAGCCGTGGGCCGTCGGCGCAGTGGCAGCGATGCTGCTGGCTTGCAGCGTCGGATTCATGGGCTATTACCATGCGTTTCGAACGGCCGACGACAACGACAAGAGCGGCAGCGAAAGCGCAAAAAGCCTGAAATCCGCGGAAGTTACCGCGACGGAGGTCAAGAGCCGCGCGGATCGCTCGACCGCCGAATTCGCTACCGCCAAAACCAATTTCGACAAAGTCAAGGAAATGGGCGAGCGGCTGAGCGGCGTCCAGCCCCGGAAGATCATGTGGGTCGAACTGATGAAAGCCATCAGCGACGCCTTGCCGCGCGACACCTCCGAACCGCCGCCGCTCGGTGTCGCCAAGCCCGAAGACCTGCAAGCCGCGCTGACCAAGAGCCGCCGGATCGTGATCGATCGGCTCGATTGCGAGCATTTCACGCGGCTCGAGGATTGGTTCGCCGATGTGAAGGACAAATACGAAGGGCCGGGCTCCGCGGTTGCGGCCGCGCCAATGGCAGGCCCAAACAACGCCGGTCTGCCGCCTGGCCCGCCGCCGGGCGACGCAGCCCCCCCCGCCGCCGGCCCGAGCGGCGAAGGATGGGTAATCCAGATCGTCGGACATCATTATCACAATCAAGACCCGGGCAACGAAGGGGCGGAATACATTCGCCGCACGCTGCTCCGCAACCTGATCGACAAGCCCATCCCGCTTCCCGACAAAGACGGCAAACTGATTTCGCTGCTGCCGAAAGACATGGGAATTAGCTACCCGGTTTTGGTGCGAGCCACGCGAGCCGAGCCCGAAGATGTGCCGCTTCCCGGGGCCACTCCCGGAGATCAGCCCGGCCAGCAGCAGCAAGCCGGCGCTCAGCCGCAAACCGTGCCGGTAATGCGTTGCGACTTCACGCTCCAGTTCGTCTGGAAAGAAACGCCGATCGACAAACGCATGGAATTGCTGGAAAAACAAAAGCCCGCGTCGGAAAAGCCCCCGGCCATGGCGCTTGGCAATCCGCCCGAAGCAAAACCCTAA
- a CDS encoding DUF423 domain-containing protein — MNARWWIIVGAVLAAAAVLAGAFGAHGLKQRVKTGLMTAEKLEVFDTAARNQMIHAIGLILVGLALRAGGPSMAAQIAGAAFLLGIVLFCGWLYANALSGNVALPLLAPIGGLSFVVGWIALAVAAWGWTAAR, encoded by the coding sequence ATGAACGCCCGCTGGTGGATTATCGTTGGCGCCGTGTTGGCCGCGGCCGCGGTTTTGGCGGGAGCGTTCGGCGCTCACGGTCTGAAGCAGCGCGTGAAGACCGGCCTCATGACGGCGGAAAAGCTCGAGGTGTTCGACACCGCCGCGCGGAATCAGATGATTCATGCGATCGGCCTGATTCTCGTCGGGCTCGCGCTGCGTGCGGGCGGGCCATCGATGGCGGCCCAAATTGCCGGCGCAGCGTTTCTGCTCGGCATCGTGCTGTTTTGCGGATGGCTGTATGCCAACGCACTATCGGGGAATGTCGCGCTGCCGCTTTTGGCGCCGATCGGCGGACTGTCGTTCGTCGTCGGCTGGATCGCGCTGGCGGTTGCGGCGTGGGGTTGGACCGCGGCGCGGTGA
- a CDS encoding GNAT family N-acetyltransferase, producing the protein MATALNLLERSIAHESSAGYTSRTVPGIDAIGGLEAKWPSVDLEAAALIVGRELMGGAAAAARTRAQSAAALRSEALGGGECGGPMASFGWTLAAATTLADEQAPQIVMAVDGDGVLRGVAPLARPIGWGAARWEMLGVGRLNEPADFVYTDREALGALADAIVRLRQPLLLGRMPEDSPTIEALRTASRGRAIVVVRPQASCPFITLDESWQSPEGHLSSRRRSDYRRAKRRAERDGEVRAEVLAPASDQLDELLKIAYDIEARSWKGEAGTALACDPLRGGHLRRFADWAAKAGTLRIGLLWIGHQPVAMQIATEEAGRWWLLKIGFDPAWADCSPGTLLLGETIRHAVRQKLSAYEFLGTVEPWTQVWTQEEHRCVSLRLYPFGLRGAAAFAADTVTVARRRSTAALQRWRGRFRGAAARADGDASPPASSETTAADADERPTSG; encoded by the coding sequence ATGGCGACAGCACTCAATTTGCTCGAACGATCGATCGCTCACGAATCGAGCGCCGGATATACATCTCGGACCGTCCCCGGAATCGACGCGATCGGCGGATTGGAAGCGAAATGGCCGAGCGTCGATCTTGAAGCCGCGGCATTGATCGTCGGCCGCGAATTGATGGGTGGCGCGGCGGCTGCTGCCAGGACGAGAGCTCAATCCGCCGCAGCACTGCGTTCGGAAGCTTTAGGAGGCGGCGAATGCGGCGGCCCGATGGCCAGCTTCGGCTGGACGCTGGCCGCCGCCACCACGCTGGCCGATGAACAAGCGCCGCAAATCGTTATGGCAGTCGATGGCGACGGCGTGCTGCGCGGCGTCGCACCGCTAGCTCGACCAATCGGTTGGGGCGCCGCCCGATGGGAAATGTTGGGCGTCGGGCGGTTGAACGAACCGGCCGACTTCGTGTACACCGACCGCGAGGCACTCGGCGCACTGGCCGACGCAATCGTGCGGCTGCGGCAACCGTTGCTCTTGGGCCGCATGCCCGAAGATTCGCCGACCATCGAAGCGCTACGAACAGCAAGCCGTGGCCGGGCGATCGTCGTCGTCAGGCCTCAAGCGAGCTGCCCTTTCATCACGTTGGACGAGAGTTGGCAGTCGCCGGAAGGCCATTTGAGTTCGCGGCGGCGATCCGACTATCGGCGCGCGAAGCGGCGCGCCGAGCGCGATGGCGAAGTGCGTGCCGAGGTGCTCGCGCCTGCAAGCGATCAACTCGACGAACTGCTGAAAATCGCCTACGACATCGAGGCTCGTTCGTGGAAGGGGGAGGCCGGAACGGCATTGGCCTGCGATCCGCTTCGCGGGGGTCATTTGCGTCGCTTCGCCGATTGGGCGGCGAAGGCCGGCACGCTGCGAATCGGCCTGCTCTGGATCGGACACCAACCAGTCGCCATGCAAATCGCCACGGAAGAAGCCGGCCGCTGGTGGTTGTTGAAGATCGGTTTCGACCCGGCGTGGGCCGATTGCTCGCCCGGCACGCTGTTGCTCGGCGAAACGATCCGGCATGCCGTCCGCCAAAAGCTCTCAGCCTATGAGTTTCTCGGCACCGTCGAGCCGTGGACGCAGGTCTGGACGCAAGAAGAGCATCGCTGTGTCTCGCTGCGGCTGTATCCATTTGGCTTGCGCGGCGCTGCGGCGTTCGCCGCCGACACCGTCACGGTTGCCCGCCGTCGATCGACCGCGGCCTTGCAGCGGTGGCGCGGGCGGTTTCGCGGGGCGGCAGCCCGAGCCGACGGCGACGCAAGCCCGCCAGCATCCTCGGAAACGACCGCCGCTGACGCCGACGAGCGACCAACATCCGGGTAG
- a CDS encoding RNA polymerase sigma factor, translating to MSWADECKIDPQVVAGLYLEHADALRRFVVGVLGNRVAGSGMAGSGIAGSAESAADVLHATFAKLVEHGHTVREEGHKSWLFSVAYHEALALRRRRAVEVNAVRRIAADGLAEQGRRDFGGIQTAEERLIRWETVERVRRAIEQLPAEQRQVVRMRITDQKKFAEIARELQLPLGTVLSRMQLALAKLRKSLADEQN from the coding sequence TTGAGTTGGGCGGATGAGTGCAAGATCGATCCGCAGGTGGTCGCCGGGCTTTATTTGGAGCACGCCGACGCGCTACGCCGCTTCGTCGTCGGAGTGCTCGGCAATCGGGTGGCCGGCAGTGGAATGGCCGGCAGTGGAATAGCTGGCAGCGCCGAGTCAGCCGCCGATGTGCTGCATGCCACGTTCGCCAAGCTCGTCGAGCATGGCCACACCGTTCGCGAAGAGGGACATAAAAGTTGGCTGTTTAGCGTCGCGTATCACGAGGCACTGGCGCTTCGTCGCCGGCGTGCGGTCGAAGTGAATGCGGTCCGCCGGATCGCGGCCGATGGCTTGGCGGAGCAAGGACGACGGGATTTTGGCGGCATCCAGACTGCCGAGGAGCGTCTGATACGCTGGGAAACCGTCGAACGGGTTCGCCGCGCGATCGAGCAATTGCCGGCCGAGCAACGGCAAGTCGTGCGGATGCGGATTACCGACCAAAAGAAATTTGCCGAGATCGCCCGGGAATTGCAACTGCCGCTGGGAACGGTGCTCAGCCGGATGCAGTTGGCCCTGGCAAAGCTGCGAAAAAGCCTTGCCGACGAGCAGAACTGA
- a CDS encoding DUF1549 and DUF1553 domain-containing protein: MNRPLRNGLIVAAGMSAIVVGQALAAAVQDTAARPADSTPLPPASERFAGGAKSDEVPDFRRHIEPLFGRLGCNGRACHGSFQGRGGFHLSLFGYDAVTDHQTLLTSTDGKVDVKHPGESLILKKPTLTIDHEGGLRMKRGDWEYRMLLKWIEGGAKLSNSELPAAKSATAKSATAKSNAAQANAAQANSAKPVDVASLDVSPAEIVFHKPGETVQLRAIVHWTDGTSEDVTPLCRYQSNDDALAKVDSSGRVTCLGKGDTQVVAYYDNGITPVPVFLPLSDLVGPRYPATPTNNRIDELVLNKLKKLGITQSPLSDDAEFLRRTSLDVTGTLPAPDEIRVFLADRSADKRQRKIDELLSRPAYAAWWATRLCDLTGNNANQIQWFDQTTASLQWYDWMYDRMRRNVPYDKIVAGLLLATSREPGEDYAAYCRRMATYNAPHGSADFAASPTMPFYWARNNFRNPNDMALGFCYTFLGVQMQCCQCHKHPFDRWTKQDFDDFSRFFTRVGFGVAPEDRAVNNELTAVIRGQAEGGLPPDMKTVALAAGAVKRRAEHSADTTTVSKGSKAKIVVATVASAANRAAKKAAKKNADFNKLLTELGQQGKVIPLQEVFLLPKAGARPAKKEPPKNNSAKAKARPIPAANAKLLGGEMVDLNQYDDPRQALVEWLRRNPTRYFARVIVNRVWATYFNVGIVQPTDDLNQAHPPSNPELLDYLTRAFVEHGYDLKWLHREILNSRTYQLSWQPNSTNRLDEHNFSHAIPRRLPAEVAYDALRLATAGSAEWKLAMEQPVDRAIGLDSAGGLRPGKPRQAANRYALTVFGKPRRLTNCDCERSMEPSLLQTFFLQNDQEVLTMLDRDGGWLAETTRKFGAAMRTPHEPPADASAKRGKPPVAPKLSPAETDGLVQEAFLRTLSRMPQPAELARGREAIADSETPRSGLRDLLWALLNTKEFILNH; this comes from the coding sequence ATGAACCGCCCGTTGCGAAATGGCCTGATCGTTGCCGCAGGCATGTCGGCCATTGTGGTGGGGCAAGCGCTCGCCGCCGCGGTGCAAGACACGGCTGCGCGGCCGGCCGATTCCACGCCGCTGCCGCCTGCGAGCGAGCGGTTTGCCGGCGGCGCGAAGTCCGACGAGGTGCCCGATTTCCGCCGGCATATCGAGCCGCTTTTCGGCCGGCTCGGTTGCAACGGCCGGGCCTGCCACGGTTCGTTTCAAGGCCGCGGCGGTTTTCATCTTTCCCTGTTCGGCTACGACGCCGTCACCGACCACCAAACGCTGCTGACGAGCACCGACGGCAAAGTCGATGTCAAGCATCCCGGCGAAAGCTTGATCCTCAAGAAGCCTACGCTCACGATCGACCATGAAGGCGGCTTGCGCATGAAACGCGGCGATTGGGAATATCGCATGCTGCTCAAATGGATCGAGGGGGGCGCCAAGCTTTCCAACAGCGAATTGCCGGCCGCAAAATCGGCCACTGCAAAATCGGCCACTGCAAAATCAAACGCTGCACAAGCAAACGCTGCACAAGCAAATAGTGCGAAGCCGGTCGATGTCGCCAGTCTCGACGTCTCGCCCGCTGAAATCGTGTTTCATAAGCCGGGCGAAACCGTGCAGCTCCGCGCGATCGTGCATTGGACCGACGGCACTAGCGAAGATGTGACGCCGCTCTGCCGCTATCAGTCGAACGACGATGCGCTGGCGAAAGTGGATTCGTCGGGCCGAGTGACGTGCTTGGGCAAAGGCGACACGCAAGTGGTGGCGTACTACGACAATGGCATCACGCCTGTGCCCGTCTTTTTGCCGCTGTCGGACCTCGTCGGCCCGCGCTATCCCGCAACGCCGACCAACAACCGAATCGACGAATTGGTGTTGAACAAGCTCAAGAAGCTCGGCATCACGCAGTCGCCATTGTCCGACGACGCCGAATTCTTGCGCCGCACAAGTCTCGATGTGACCGGCACACTGCCGGCGCCGGACGAGATTCGCGTCTTTCTGGCCGACCGTTCGGCCGACAAGCGGCAGCGGAAGATCGACGAACTTCTGAGCCGCCCGGCCTATGCCGCGTGGTGGGCGACGCGATTGTGCGATCTGACCGGCAACAACGCGAACCAAATTCAATGGTTCGACCAAACCACCGCCTCGCTGCAATGGTACGACTGGATGTACGACCGGATGCGGCGCAACGTGCCGTACGACAAGATCGTGGCCGGCCTGCTGTTGGCCACCAGTCGCGAGCCGGGGGAAGACTACGCGGCCTATTGCCGGCGCATGGCAACCTACAACGCTCCGCATGGTTCGGCGGATTTCGCCGCCTCGCCGACGATGCCCTTTTATTGGGCTCGCAATAATTTCCGCAATCCCAACGATATGGCGCTTGGCTTCTGCTACACGTTTCTCGGAGTGCAGATGCAATGCTGCCAATGCCATAAGCACCCGTTCGATCGCTGGACGAAGCAGGATTTCGACGATTTCAGCCGGTTCTTTACGCGCGTCGGTTTCGGTGTTGCCCCGGAGGATCGGGCTGTGAATAACGAATTGACGGCCGTAATTCGCGGCCAAGCCGAAGGTGGTTTGCCCCCCGACATGAAAACCGTCGCGCTTGCCGCGGGAGCCGTGAAGCGAAGGGCGGAGCATTCTGCCGACACCACGACGGTATCCAAGGGTTCCAAAGCGAAAATCGTCGTTGCGACGGTTGCTAGTGCCGCCAACCGCGCGGCCAAAAAGGCCGCCAAGAAGAACGCCGATTTCAACAAGCTGCTCACGGAGCTTGGCCAGCAGGGAAAAGTCATCCCGCTCCAAGAAGTGTTTCTGCTCCCGAAAGCGGGCGCCAGACCGGCCAAAAAAGAACCGCCGAAAAACAATTCCGCCAAAGCGAAAGCGCGGCCCATCCCGGCCGCCAACGCAAAACTTCTCGGCGGTGAAATGGTCGATCTGAACCAATACGACGATCCACGGCAAGCGCTCGTCGAGTGGCTCCGTCGCAACCCGACGCGCTACTTTGCCCGCGTAATCGTGAATCGCGTTTGGGCAACGTATTTCAACGTCGGCATCGTTCAGCCGACCGACGATCTCAATCAGGCCCATCCGCCGAGCAATCCCGAGCTGCTCGACTACCTCACCAGGGCCTTCGTCGAGCACGGCTACGATTTGAAATGGCTGCATCGGGAAATTCTCAACAGCCGCACGTATCAATTAAGCTGGCAGCCGAACTCGACGAACCGGCTCGATGAGCACAATTTCAGCCATGCGATTCCGCGCCGTCTGCCGGCCGAAGTCGCCTACGATGCCCTGCGGCTGGCGACCGCCGGCAGCGCCGAGTGGAAGCTTGCCATGGAACAGCCGGTCGATCGGGCCATCGGATTGGATTCCGCCGGTGGGTTGCGGCCGGGCAAGCCGCGCCAAGCGGCCAACCGCTATGCCCTGACGGTTTTCGGCAAGCCGCGGCGATTGACCAATTGCGATTGCGAACGGTCGATGGAGCCGAGCCTGTTGCAAACGTTCTTCCTGCAAAACGATCAGGAAGTGCTGACGATGCTCGATCGCGACGGCGGCTGGCTGGCCGAGACGACCAGAAAATTCGGCGCTGCGATGCGAACACCGCACGAACCGCCCGCGGACGCGAGCGCGAAGCGTGGCAAGCCTCCTGTAGCGCCGAAGCTGTCGCCGGCTGAAACGGATGGCTTGGTGCAAGAAGCGTTTTTGCGTACGCTGTCGCGCATGCCGCAGCCGGCCGAACTAGCCCGTGGCCGCGAAGCGATCGCGGATTCCGAGACTCCGAGATCCGGCCTCCGCGATCTGCTCTGGGCCTTGTTGAACACCAAGGAATTCATCCTGAACCACTAA